In Fusarium oxysporum f. sp. lycopersici 4287 chromosome 12, whole genome shotgun sequence, one DNA window encodes the following:
- a CDS encoding hypothetical protein (At least one base has a quality score < 10) gives MANLGIVAVVTTLVVLILTYGVPLFLKEYFPWQSLYKQRHGRPTVTTESYKGRTALITGANGAFGSRAAKIFAQRDVETLVLVDVRDCSGVKEEIEKELGEAGKPVPKILVWQADLMTFKGCQELGRKAKDLEHLDHVLMTAGILAFNRRESPEGWETSIQVNFLSGALLSLLFLPLLKSSPSNPSPPVLTFVTTFGIYPSSFTMGVPKKGSYLKKLSNNKEGMEQAHQYGRSKGLLLYWARELASRVSAIQATEKLPRKVTINSADPGSAWTPLTNPNQAKLIPRLIMNFGARDPQICATALVNGVSATEDAHGKIMQDFDTAE, from the exons ATGGCCAATCTGGGCATTGTCGCGGTCGTTACGACACTCGTcgttctcatcctcacctACGGTGTACCCCTCTTTCTGAAAGAGTACTTCCCCTGGCAGAGTCTGTACAAGCAGCGCCACGGAAGACCTACCGTGACTACAGAGTCGTACAAAGGACGTACTGCGCTCATCACCGGTGCGAATGGGGCGTTTGGATCTCGAGCAGCCAAGATTTTTGCGCAGAGAGATGTTGAGACGCTTGTGCTCGTTGATGTGAGGGATTGCAGTGGtgtgaaggaggagattgagaaggaGTTGGGCGAAGCGGGCAAACCGGTGCCCAAGATTCTGGTCTGGCAGGCTGATTTGATGACGTTTAAGGGATGTCAGGAACTTGGGAGGAAGGCGAAGGATTTGGAACATTTGGACCATGTTTTGATGACTGCGGGAATTCTGGCGTTTAATCGCCGTGAATCGCCTGAGGGCTGGGAAACTT CCATCCAAGTCAACTTCCTCTCCGGCGCActcctctctcttctcttcctccctcTCCTCAAGTCCTCCCCATCCAACCCCTCCCCTCCCGTTCTCACCTTTGTCACGACCTTTGGCATCTACCCCTCCTCCTTCACGATGGGCGTACCCAAAAAGGGCTCTTACCTCAAGAAactcagcaacaacaaggaAGGCATggaacaagctcatcaataCGGTCGCTCCAagggtcttcttctctacTGGGCCCGCGAACTCGCTTCTCGCGTCTCCGCCATCCAAGCAACGGAGAAACTTCCTCGCAAggtcaccatcaacagcGCTGATCCGGGTTCTGCATGGACACCTCTTACGAATCCTAACCAGGCGAAGCTTATCCCACGACTCATCATGAACTTTGGAGCGAGAGATCCGCAGATCTGTGCGACGGCTT